One region of Salvia miltiorrhiza cultivar Shanhuang (shh) chromosome 3, IMPLAD_Smil_shh, whole genome shotgun sequence genomic DNA includes:
- the LOC131018764 gene encoding uncharacterized protein LOC131018764, giving the protein MPNESLRLLILVRQSEWKKTGTVTEYDRAFNKLSRYAPTLVDSDEKRAEKFRNGLRHEIAISLASQGGLTYAQTLSRALTIESLLPREKGKSPEQFGFVPSQDGSKGKRKWNEGTGGNIGNGKKPWTANQNQNQHQNPQPQAIVQTPCPKCQKLHPGECLKGMNVCYNCGEAGHYVSTCPKKGGGAPQQQNPGNQQRQNQGPRGNQNQPRYARAYALNQHRAAGDHGNLAG; this is encoded by the exons atgccgAATGAGTCTCTTCGTCTGCTGATTCTCGTCCGTCAATCAGAATGGAAG AAAACGGGAACTGTGACCGAGTATGATAGAGCCTTCAATaagctatcaagatatgctccgacgTTGGTGGACAGCGATGAGAAACGCGCAGAGAAGTTCAGAAACGGACTGCGTCACGAGATAGCGATTTCCCTAGCAAGTCAAGGGGGTCTCACCTACGCGCAGACATTGAGCAGAGCCCTCACTATTGAGTCATTGTTGccaagggagaaaggaaaaTCCCCCGAACAGTTTGGATTTGTACCATCTCAAGATGGTAGTaagggaaagagaaaatggaatgaagggaCTGGTGGAAACattggaaatgggaagaaaccatggaCGGCAAATCAAAATCAGAATCAACATCAGAACCCACAACCTCAAGCAATAGTTCAAACTCCTTGCCCAAAATGTCAAAAACTCCATCCGGGAGAATGTCTGAAAGGAATGAACGTCTGCTATAACTGCGGAGAGGCCGGGCATTATGTCTCGACATGCCCAAAGAAGGGAGGAGGAGCACCCCAACAACAAAATCCTGGAAACCAACAACGACAAAACCAAGGTCCTAGAGGAAATCAGAACCAACCACGATacgctagggcctatgcccttaaccaacACCGAGCAGCAGGAGATCacggaaacctggcag gttga